The Penaeus monodon isolate SGIC_2016 chromosome 24, NSTDA_Pmon_1, whole genome shotgun sequence DNA segment NNNNNNNNNNNNNNNNNNNNNNNNNNNNNNNNNNNNNNNNNNNNNNNNNNNNNNNNNNNNNNNNNNNNNNNNNNNNNNNNNNNNNNNNNNNNNNNNNNNNNNNNNNNNNNNNNNNNNNNNNNNNNNNNNNNNNNNNNNNNNNNNNNNNNNNNNNNNNNNNNNNNNNNNNNNNNNNNNNNNNNNNNNNNNNNNNNNNNNNNNNNNNNNNNNNNNNNNNNNNNNNNNNNNNNNNNNNNNNNNNNNNNNNNNNNNNNNNNNNNNNNNNNNNNNNNNNNNNNNNNNNNNNNNNNNNNNNNNNNNNNNNNNNNNNNNNNNNNNNNNNNNNNNNNNNNNNNNNNNNNNNNNNNNNNNNNNNNNNNNNNNNNNNNNNNNNNNNNNNNNNNNNNNNNNNNNNNNNNNNNNNNNNNNNNNNNNNNNNNNNNNNNNNNNNNNNNNNNNNNNNNNNNCGNNNNNNNNNNNNNNNNNNNNNNNNNNNNNNNNNNNNNNNNNNNNNNNNNNNNNNNNNNNNNNNNNNNNNNNNNNNNNNNNNNNNNNNNNNNNNNNNNNNNNNNNNNNNNNNNNNNNNNNNNNNNNNNNNNNNNNNNNNNNNNNNNNNNNNNNNNNNNNNNNNNNNNNNNNNNNNNNNNNNNNNNNNNNNNNNNNNNNNNNNNNNNNNNNNNNNNNNNNNNNNNNNNNNNNNNNNNNNNNNNNNNNNNNNNNNNNNNNNNNNNNNNNNNNNNNNNNNNNNNNNNNNNNNNNNNNNNNNNNNNNNNNNNNNNNNNNNNNNNNNNNNNNNNNNNNNNNNNNNNNNNNNNNNNNNNNNNNNNNNNNNNNNNNNNNNNNNNNNNNNNNNNNNNNNNNNNNNNNNNNNNNNNNNNNNNNNNNNNNNNNNNNNNNNNNNNNNNNNNNNNNNNNNNNNNNNNNNNNNNNNNNNNNNNNNNNNNNNNNNNNNNNNNNNNNNNNNNNNNNNNNNNNNNNNNNNNNNNNNNNNNNNNNNNNNNNNNNNNNNNNNNNNNNNNNNNNNNNNNNNNNNNNNNNNNNNNNNNNNNNNNNNNNNNNNNNNNNNNNNNNNNNNNNNNNNNNNNNNNNNNNNNNNNNNNNNNNNNNNNNNNNNNNNNNNNNNNNNNNNNNNNNNNNNNNNNNNNNNNNNNNNNNNNNNNNNNNNNNNNNNNNNNNNNNNNNNNNNNNNNNNNNNNNNNNNNNNNNNNNNNNNNNNNNNNNNNNNNNNNNNNNNNNNNNNNNNNNNNNNNNNNNNNNNNNNNNNNNNNATGGAAACCGAGTAATGTCATAGACTACCAACGCGAGGGTCTGAGAGGACATCCGATGTGGCGTCTTTCAGCTCTCAGCTCCTGCCTTTGGCTTTAACACAAACTGAAGCCGAGAAACCGGAGACTAACGTAAGTCCTTCACAGTAAACGGCNNNNNNNNNNNNNNNNNNNNNNNNNNNNNNNNNNNNNNNNNNNNNNNNNNNNNNNTAAACGACCTCATTCCCCACATTCAGTTAGTTACCCCTCGTTTTAGAACCACTCTTTtaaattgcctttttttcctgtatgcaatttatttgtgtaaatataattcCATCTTTCCCTgtaaaaccaaaggaaaaatgaATCAAACGGTATTGTAATCAGATGAATATACTTTGATACATTTATATgtgataaatttcattttttgttatttagagagataatatatgcttgaatacataaatatgaacaGGCTCAGGCACAATCTAGTGTATGCAAACTATTCAGTATCATATCGAGAAGGGGTGTAAGTGCTAAAATTCCGTGTCCTGATACATTTTATTCAAGATCTAAAGATATTGCTGTTCCTCGGAAACATTCATTGGCGACTCCTCGGAACTTCACTACAAAACCATACATAATAAAGAAAGTACTAATCTAATACAGCTTTATCACTAGCTTGTCTTAGTATCTAATGTTTCCTGTCGTTATGtcacaacctttttatttaattgttttcctCATTCTTTGCTTCCTTTTGATAGTGAGACCAAGATATCACTTCTTCCTGGGTTTACCCTTAACTAAACTCTATGGTCCTTCCCGCCatatttgatttacttttttttctagatcTTGGGTTCGCAGAAATCTGGTTCCGTGCAAACGCTTCCTTCTGCACAGGGAGGGTTACATACAGCtgttgaagaaaacaaaaacagagaaatacgTAAATTTgccaatcaataacaaaaaataaggtaGTTTTACAAAcggcatacataaatacatgcatgtacgtgtgcgtgtacaacACTTACGGTAGCAATTGACATCGTTTTCACTCATGAGGCCGAAACGAGGAATAACCCAGGTCGCATTTTGGCACACGATGGGGAGCTGAGAGAGACGGGACCAAATTCTGTAGCCTCTTTTGCAAATGATCTTCAGCCTATGGATAGAAAGTGTATTTATTTTTCACTAGCATCTGATCTTCTCTATCATGTTTATTCTATTACTGCTTCTATTTATCGTTCACCATTTATTTTACCTGAATATTATGTTAGGGATCNNNNNNNNNNNNNNNNNNNNNNNNNNNNNNNNNNNNNNACACAtacgttcattttttttatataaatcttttcACAAGACGAgatcacaaaaataacaaatgaatacgataaagaaaaatagatcttCGAGTTAGTCCTACTGAGAAAGGTTTCCCGCAAGATCGCTGTTCGACAGGCCTTTGCGTGGGAGGTCGCAGCGGTGGTACTGGCACAGGAGGCCGAAGAAGTACTTGGGGCAGTTGCAGACGCCGTCAATTATGCACTCGCCTCCGTTCTCGCAAGGGGGGTCGCACTCTCCTGGGAACACTGGAGCAGAGAGCAGGTTCACTTGGGTTGGGATGACCGTAGGCACAATTGGATAAGGTTTGGTTGAACTGTATAGTGNNNNNNNNNNNNNNNNNNNNNNNNNNNNNNNNNNNNNNNNNNNNNNNNNNNNNNNNNNNNNNNNNNNNNNNNNNNNNNNNNNNNNNNNNNNNNNNNNNNNNNNNNNNNNNNNNNNNNNNNNNNNNNNNNNNNNNNNNNNNNNNNNNNNNNNNNNNNNNNNNNNNNNNNNNNNNNNNNNNNNNNNNNNNNNNNNNNNNNNNNNNNNNNNNNNNNNNNNNNNNNNNNNNNNNNNNNNNNNNNNNNNNNNNNNNNNNNNNNNNNNNNNNNNNNNNNNNNNNNNNNNNNNNNNNNNNNNNNNNNNNNNNNNNNCAATTCACTTTTCTATATGTCAGAAAataatacactatatactatacaAGACATACCGAACAGGTCTTCCTTCTCGCAGTTGGCTCCCGTGAAGCCCGGCTGGCACTGGCACTGCTTGGgcgccacacacacgcccccgtTGAGGCAGCCCTGCTTCCCGCACTTNNNNNNNNNNNNNNNNNNNNNNNNNNNNNNNNNNNNNNNNNNNNNNNNNNNNNNNNNNNNNNNNNNNNNNNNNNNNNNNNNNNNNNNNNNNNNNNNNNNNNNNNNNNNNNNNNNNNNNNNNNNNNNNNNNNNNNNNNNNNNNNNNNNNNNNNNNNNNNNNNNNNNNNNNNNNNNNNNNNNNNNNNNNNNNNNNNNNNNNNNNNNNNNNNNNNNNNNNNNNNNNNNNNNNNNNNNNNNNNNNNNNNNNNNNNNNNNNNNNNNNNNNNNNNNNNNNNNNNNNNNNNNNNNNNNNNNNNNNNNNNNNNNNNNNNNNNNNNNNNNNNNNNNNNNNNNNNNNNNNNNNNNNNNNNNNNNNNNNNNNNNNNNNNNNNNNNNNNNNNNNNNNNNNNNNNNNNNNNNNNNNNNNNNNNNNNNNNNNNNNNNNNNNNNNNNNNNNNNNNNNNNNNNNNNNNNNNNNNNNNNNNNNNNNNNN contains these protein-coding regions:
- the LOC119588517 gene encoding von Willebrand factor D and EGF domain-containing protein-like is translated as MLLLHLSVLALVASASTNNLRTLQLRQFNANQDVSYRSSNAQSQGNVKSFENCDDDVEDLPNGAIFCAFTGCRMTCNKGYQAEIRGRIYLFCDHSTGKLMYNGQPWRVSVPKCVXKCGKQGCLNGGVCVAPKQCQCQPGFTGANCEKEDLFVFPGECDPPCENGGECIIDGVCNCPKYFFGLLCQYHRCDLPRKGLSNSDLAGNLSQLKIICKRGYRIWSRLSQLPIVCQNATWVIPRFGLMSENDVNCYPVCNPPCAEGSVCTEPDFCEPKI